Proteins from a single region of Dictyostelium discoideum AX4 chromosome 5 chromosome, whole genome shotgun sequence:
- the abkA gene encoding ABC1 family protein kinase, with product MGGRLNDLIQVAYGGKNVILSMMKNKTRQTSSVFINNLNSLNNNNNNISLKDKFKDLKDLKDNLNEKKINNDNDDDDEDNLIFDEKKDFLNENKNPELNYIKSKGHKIPSSQTSRFWEFTKLAVGVGAGFLGEKTKRTIDSSSSSSSPSSSYSAIFTDTNAERMAESFSRMRGAALKIGQVLSIQDESFLPPKFVEILDRVRKNANPIPLEQLYNTMSNELGENWRSKFQLFQDDPIAAASIGQVHRAITLDGKEVAVKVQYPGVADSITSDIKNLSSLLKMIVPETAYIEKSLESARSELLLETDYLNEASNQLKFKSLLESSINSGTNGSFKYLKDLYVPNVIMELTTKRILTTEFVHGTSIDKITIENHNQETRDWISKNILSLCLAELFEFNFMQVDPNWTNFVVDFENKRINLLDFGACRNYKSEFLFNYLKSIEGGVNRDINQILEYSLKLGYLTGDENKQMNDAQAKSILILSEPFSKLYYKENNLKTYPFNEKQIAKRISQLIPTMLKNRLKPPPEETYSLHRKLSGCYLVCSKLKSNINSTLIFNHFKNIFYKNYK from the coding sequence atggGAGGAagattaaatgatttaattcaaGTTGCATATGGTGgtaaaaatgtaattttatcaatgatgaaaaataaaactagACAAACATCATcagtttttataaataatttaaatagtttaaataataataataataatatatcattaaaagataaatttaaagatttaaaagatttaaaagataatttaaatgaaaaaaagattaataatgataatgatgatgatgatgaagataatttaatatttgatgaaaaaaaagattttttaaatgaaaataaaaatccagaattaaattatataaaatcaaaaggtCATAAGATTCCATCAAGTCAAACATCAAGATTTTGGGAATTTACAAAATTAGCAGTTGGTGTTGGAGCTGGATTTTTAggtgaaaaaacaaaaagaacaatTGACtcttcatcgtcatcatcatcaccatcatcatcatatagTGCAATATTTACAGATACAAATGCAGAAAGAATGGCAGAATCATTTTCAAGAATGAGAGGAGCAGCATTAAAGATTGGACAAGTGTTAAGTATACAAGATGAATCATTTTTACCACCAAAATTTGTAGAGATATTAGATCGTGTTAGAAAGAATGCAAATCCAATACCATTAGAACAATTATATAATACAATGTCAAATGAATTGGGTGAGAATTGGCGTAGTAAATTCCAACTCTTTCAAGATGATCCAATTGCAGCAGCATCAATTGGCCAAGTACATAGAGCCATTACATTGGATGGTAAAGAAGTGGCTGTCAAAGTTCAATATCCAGGTGTAGCCGATTCAATCACaagtgatattaaaaatctatcatcacttttaaaaatgattgtaCCAGAAACAGCATACATTGAAAAATCATTAGAATCTGCAAGatctgaattattattagaaactGATTACTTAAATGAAGcttcaaatcaattaaaatttaaatcactTTTAGAGAGTAGCATCAATAGTGGCACCAATGgtagttttaaatatttaaaagatttatatGTACCAAATGTAATCATGGAATTAACGACTAAACGTATTTTAACTACAGAATTTGTACATGGTacttcaattgataaaattacaataGAAAATCATAATCAAGAAACTCGTGATTGgatatcaaaaaatattttatcacTTTGTTTAGcagaattatttgaatttaattttatgcAAGTCGATCCTAATTGGACCAATTTCGtagttgattttgaaaataagaGAATTAATTTACTAGATTTTGGAGCATGTAGAAATTATAAATCTGAATTTTTATTCaactatttaaaatcaattgaaggtGGTGTTAATAGagatataaatcaaattttagaaTACTCTTTAAAATTGGGTTATTTAACtggtgatgaaaataaacaaatgaATGATGCTCAAgctaaatcaattttaattttatctgaacctttttcaaaattatattataaagaaaataatttaaaaacttatccatttaatgaaaaacaaattgCAAAAAGAATTAGTCAACTTATACCAACAAtgttaaaaaatagattaaaaCCACCTCCAGAAGAAACTTATTCATTACATCGTAAATTATCTGGTTGTTATTTAGTttgttcaaaattaaaatcaaatataaattcaactttaatttttaatcattttaaaaatattttttataaaaattataaataa